The Leptospira stimsonii genome has a window encoding:
- a CDS encoding efflux RND transporter permease subunit, translating into MIDKLIETSLKKRVPTVLLALSIFCIGIWSWSNLKKEAYPDVGDTQVTVIALFPGKAALEVERQITLPLERELNSVPYVLTRRSKTIFGLSILQLIFEDGVTDFMARQLVLEKIGSTNLPEEADVNLAPLTGPVGEIYRYTIEAGEEWTSMDLRTLQDWVIVPSLRQISGVADVVNFGGLTKQYHIITSPNRIYRYNLTLQDVIDALQSNNRNTGGHTLIRGDQGFAVRGLGAIQNMDDIRNTVVASSGGTPIYIGNLASVEEYPKRPDGVFSYALRDPNSSKIRMRESGIQGLIAMRRGENPSEVVDRIKRKIEDINRKSLPEGVRLTATYDRSDLVQYTVRTISRTLFEGVSIVVLVLIFFIGSIRSALVVACTIPLSLLFAFTMMKITNIPANLLSLGAIDFGIIVDGAVVIVDNISRKYKEAKEEKRSGLSFKEMEEITIASTKEVGTEIFFSISIIILAYLPIFTFQRIEGRLFSPMAFTLAFAIFGSMFIALTLIPVLMTFLYRSKLEQSGNESLEWKNPVFQKIQSFYSDFLSIRLNAPGKVVALSLAFVVGIGTYSYFKLGTEFLPELDEGSINIRCFFPSGIALKSSEKYISIIRNKILKNEPVSSVLIQLGRNDEGTDPYGPNRMEILIGLKDYSTWKENISKRHLVERIKKELQETLPGTNFLFSQPILDNVTESVTGSVSDLAILINGEDLDALRNFGKEILSVISEIRGATESGIEQEGDQAQLTIAIDRKQAARYGINASEILDTMEAAIGGKKVGILYDQSRRFEIVVRYTNDFRSSIDSVQTLLITSPSGARIPLSELAKIDFKDGPTIIQRQDGKRQISVRTNIRGRDQGSFVAEAKQKVEEKIKIPEGIEIHWGGQFENLNRAALRLRFVIPLTLIAIFFILYALFRSPQLVFLAMSGIPISIGGGLLALFFRDMNFSVSAGVGFISLFGISTMTGVLFVSRLMHMLKKRGGKNLKTSVLDAAVIQFRPRIMTILLALLGLIPATIAKGIGSDVQRPLATVIVGGLTLEMLVTLIYLPSLFYFMERNKDIQ; encoded by the coding sequence ATGATCGATAAACTGATTGAAACCTCTCTTAAAAAAAGGGTACCTACCGTTCTTTTGGCACTTTCTATTTTTTGTATCGGCATTTGGTCTTGGAGTAATTTAAAAAAAGAAGCCTACCCCGATGTAGGAGATACTCAGGTCACCGTAATCGCCCTTTTCCCCGGTAAGGCGGCTTTAGAAGTGGAACGACAAATAACCCTTCCTCTCGAAAGAGAATTGAATTCCGTTCCTTATGTTTTAACAAGAAGATCGAAAACAATCTTCGGACTCAGTATTTTACAGTTAATCTTCGAAGACGGCGTTACTGATTTTATGGCAAGGCAACTCGTACTCGAAAAAATCGGATCAACCAATCTTCCCGAAGAAGCGGATGTCAATCTGGCTCCTCTCACCGGACCGGTAGGAGAAATCTACCGTTATACGATCGAGGCGGGAGAAGAATGGACGAGCATGGATCTGAGAACGCTTCAAGACTGGGTGATCGTTCCTTCTTTACGCCAGATTTCGGGCGTTGCCGACGTCGTCAATTTCGGAGGTCTTACAAAACAGTACCATATCATCACCTCTCCGAATCGAATCTATCGTTACAATCTCACCTTACAAGACGTAATCGACGCACTTCAATCCAACAACAGAAACACGGGAGGACATACGCTTATCCGAGGAGATCAAGGTTTTGCTGTAAGAGGTTTGGGAGCGATTCAGAATATGGACGACATTCGGAACACTGTCGTAGCCTCTTCCGGAGGAACTCCTATCTATATCGGTAATCTTGCATCGGTTGAAGAATATCCGAAACGACCGGACGGAGTTTTTAGTTACGCTTTGAGAGATCCGAATTCTTCCAAAATCAGAATGAGAGAATCAGGTATTCAAGGTTTGATCGCCATGAGAAGAGGAGAAAATCCTTCCGAAGTTGTCGATCGGATCAAGAGAAAAATAGAAGACATCAATCGTAAGTCCCTTCCGGAAGGGGTTCGACTCACGGCAACCTACGACCGAAGCGATCTAGTTCAGTATACGGTAAGAACGATTTCCCGAACCTTATTCGAAGGAGTCAGCATCGTAGTCTTAGTTTTGATTTTTTTTATCGGAAGCATTCGATCCGCTCTCGTCGTCGCTTGCACGATTCCACTTTCTCTTCTTTTCGCCTTTACGATGATGAAAATCACAAACATTCCAGCGAACCTTCTGTCCTTAGGCGCGATCGACTTCGGGATCATCGTGGACGGAGCCGTCGTCATCGTGGATAACATTTCCAGAAAATACAAAGAAGCGAAGGAAGAAAAACGATCCGGACTTTCCTTTAAGGAGATGGAAGAAATTACGATCGCTTCTACAAAAGAAGTAGGAACCGAAATTTTCTTTTCGATCTCCATCATCATTCTTGCCTATCTTCCGATTTTTACGTTTCAGAGAATCGAAGGAAGACTTTTTTCTCCCATGGCATTCACTTTAGCCTTCGCAATTTTCGGAAGTATGTTCATCGCTCTTACCTTGATCCCCGTTCTTATGACTTTTCTTTATAGATCGAAGTTAGAACAAAGCGGAAACGAATCTTTGGAATGGAAAAATCCAGTCTTCCAAAAAATCCAATCCTTTTATTCAGATTTTCTAAGTATAAGGTTGAACGCTCCCGGTAAAGTAGTCGCACTTTCTCTCGCTTTTGTCGTCGGAATTGGAACTTATTCTTACTTTAAACTAGGAACGGAATTTCTTCCCGAACTTGATGAAGGATCTATCAATATACGATGTTTTTTCCCTTCCGGAATCGCCCTAAAAAGTTCTGAAAAATATATATCAATCATCAGAAATAAGATTTTAAAAAATGAACCGGTCTCTTCCGTTTTGATTCAATTGGGAAGAAACGACGAAGGAACAGACCCTTATGGACCGAACAGAATGGAAATATTGATCGGACTCAAGGACTATTCGACTTGGAAGGAGAACATCTCCAAAAGACATCTCGTTGAAAGAATCAAAAAAGAACTTCAGGAAACCTTACCGGGAACGAATTTTCTTTTTTCACAACCGATTTTGGATAACGTAACGGAATCCGTCACAGGTAGTGTTTCCGATCTTGCAATCCTGATCAATGGAGAAGATTTAGATGCGCTTCGAAATTTCGGGAAGGAAATCTTATCCGTAATTTCCGAAATCAGAGGTGCAACCGAATCCGGAATCGAACAAGAAGGGGATCAAGCGCAACTAACGATCGCGATCGATAGGAAACAAGCGGCGAGATACGGAATCAATGCTTCGGAAATCTTAGATACCATGGAAGCCGCTATCGGAGGAAAAAAAGTAGGCATTCTTTACGATCAATCCAGACGATTTGAAATCGTCGTAAGATATACGAACGACTTCCGATCTTCCATAGATTCGGTTCAGACCCTATTGATCACGAGTCCGAGCGGCGCGCGAATTCCGCTTTCGGAACTTGCGAAGATAGACTTCAAAGACGGGCCGACGATCATTCAGAGACAGGACGGTAAAAGACAAATTTCTGTAAGAACCAACATTCGAGGAAGAGATCAGGGAAGCTTTGTCGCAGAGGCGAAACAAAAAGTGGAAGAAAAAATCAAAATTCCCGAAGGAATCGAAATCCACTGGGGAGGACAATTTGAAAATTTGAATCGAGCCGCTTTGAGACTTCGTTTCGTAATTCCTTTGACGCTCATTGCCATTTTTTTTATTCTCTATGCCCTCTTTCGAAGTCCTCAGTTGGTCTTTCTTGCGATGTCAGGAATTCCGATTTCCATAGGCGGAGGGCTACTTGCTCTTTTCTTTCGAGATATGAATTTTTCAGTTTCAGCCGGAGTCGGCTTTATCTCCCTATTCGGAATTTCAACTATGACCGGCGTACTCTTCGTTTCAAGACTCATGCACATGCTTAAAAAAAGGGGCGGAAAGAATTTGAAAACTTCCGTTTTGGATGCGGCAGTGATTCAGTTCCGACCGAGGATCATGACTATCTTATTGGCGCTCTTAGGTTTGATTCCGGCGACGATTGCGAAAGGGATTGGATCGGATGTGCAAAGACCCCTTGCGACCGTTATCGTTGGAGGTCTCACGTTGGAGATGTTGGTTACTCTGATTTACTTGCCATCGCTTTTTTACTTCATGGAAAGGAATAAGGATATTCAATAG